A genomic window from Ruminiclostridium cellulolyticum H10 includes:
- a CDS encoding DUF1858 domain-containing protein: MITKDWTITDIVEKYPKTTEILMNHGMHCFGCMAARFENIEQGAMAHGINVDELMKELNDAIKE, translated from the coding sequence ATGATAACAAAGGACTGGACAATAACAGATATAGTTGAGAAATATCCTAAAACCACTGAAATATTGATGAATCACGGGATGCACTGTTTCGGATGTATGGCAGCAAGGTTTGAGAATATAGAACAGGGTGCAATGGCTCACGGTATAAATGTAGATGAACTGATGAAAGAACTTAATGATGCCATAAAGGAATAG
- a CDS encoding DUF1646 family protein: MIIGLLIVLALILILPFAFRPIEHNLEYFLLVMGIAATIVSGTLSTGLLLHIFENYLLYFITGAVLVAGLIFRISVGKIKKFVGFATERVPISIFVFLLILVLGLVSSLITAIIAALILVEIVHALPFKHSQKVKLTVISCFAIGLGSALTPIGEPLSTIVVSSLKADFTYLFRIIGIYVIPGVFVMAILGAVVARMMHKANQNENVGENSWKDENEGVLGLESMKSVFVRAIKIFLFIIALELLGSGFKPLINTYVIHLPSMVLYWINVSSAVLDNATLAAAEVSPAMSLKQIQAILMGLLLSGGMLIPGNIPNIISAGKLGIKSREWAKIGLPLGLVLLTIYFVILFFV, encoded by the coding sequence ATGATTATCGGACTTCTGATTGTACTTGCATTGATATTGATACTCCCCTTTGCATTCAGACCCATAGAGCATAATTTGGAGTACTTCTTGCTTGTTATGGGAATTGCAGCAACAATAGTTTCAGGCACACTTTCTACAGGCTTACTGCTGCATATATTTGAAAACTATCTGCTTTATTTTATAACCGGTGCAGTGCTGGTGGCCGGATTGATTTTCAGGATATCAGTAGGTAAAATTAAGAAATTTGTAGGATTCGCCACAGAGCGTGTACCTATAAGTATTTTTGTTTTTCTGCTTATACTAGTACTAGGTCTGGTTTCCAGCCTGATTACAGCTATAATTGCCGCATTGATACTGGTTGAAATAGTGCATGCCCTTCCGTTCAAGCACAGTCAAAAGGTAAAACTTACTGTAATATCCTGTTTTGCAATTGGTTTAGGTTCAGCCCTTACTCCTATCGGAGAGCCTCTTTCAACTATAGTTGTATCCTCTTTGAAAGCCGATTTTACGTATCTTTTTAGAATAATAGGAATATATGTTATTCCCGGAGTCTTTGTTATGGCAATACTTGGAGCTGTGGTTGCAAGAATGATGCATAAGGCAAATCAAAATGAAAATGTGGGGGAAAATAGCTGGAAGGACGAAAATGAAGGAGTTTTGGGACTAGAAAGCATGAAATCGGTATTTGTTCGTGCCATAAAGATATTCCTATTTATAATAGCTTTGGAACTGCTGGGTTCAGGGTTTAAGCCTCTTATAAACACATACGTGATTCATCTTCCCAGTATGGTTTTATACTGGATTAACGTATCTTCCGCTGTATTGGACAATGCTACCCTTGCGGCTGCCGAAGTCAGCCCTGCTATGAGCCTCAAACAGATTCAGGCAATACTTATGGGGCTGCTGTTAAGCGGAGGAATGTTAATTCCTGGTAATATTCCCAATATCATCTCTGCTGGAAAGCTGGGCATAAAGAGCCGTGAATGGGCAAAAATTGGACTCCCTCTTGGATTGGTACTACTTACTATTTACTTTGTAATACTATTCTTTGTTTAG
- a CDS encoding LysM peptidoglycan-binding domain-containing protein has translation MRIHVVKSGESIYSIAQQYRVSPQKIISDNELNNPDQLVVGQTLVILEGTRRHVVAPGESVYSIARSYRISVNELLAANPQISDPSRIQPGMVITIPPVTYNYGPMEVNGYAFPNIDMEVLRKTLPNLTYLSIFSYQVSPDGNLQSIPDEPLIQAARAARVAPLMVITNIKEGGGFDSDIAHSILTNETAQTNLLNNVTRILRQKNYFGLDIDFEYIYPYDRESYNNFLRRVVRTLRPLGYTITTALAPKTSATQKGKLYEAHDYPVHGALVDHVILMTYEWGFTYSAPMAVSPITGVRSVLDYAVTAIPRRKIFMGISNYGYDWTLPYTPGTAARTVTNTGAVDLARRRGAEIQYDVISQAPFFYYYADDRKQHVVWFEDARSIFARLTLAHEYRLGGVSYWTINSYFPQNWLVLSSIFNIRKVL, from the coding sequence TTGAGAATTCATGTTGTAAAGTCAGGTGAAAGCATATATTCAATTGCACAGCAATACAGGGTTTCACCGCAGAAAATAATATCCGATAATGAACTGAACAATCCGGATCAGCTGGTAGTAGGACAAACTTTAGTAATACTGGAGGGAACCCGACGACATGTTGTAGCCCCCGGTGAATCAGTATATTCCATAGCAAGGTCATATAGAATAAGTGTAAATGAACTTTTGGCAGCCAACCCACAGATATCTGATCCCTCCAGAATACAGCCGGGAATGGTTATTACCATACCACCTGTAACCTATAATTACGGACCTATGGAAGTAAATGGATATGCATTTCCCAATATTGACATGGAAGTGTTACGGAAAACGTTGCCTAATCTGACTTACCTCAGTATTTTCAGCTATCAGGTAAGTCCTGACGGCAACCTACAGTCAATACCTGATGAGCCACTTATTCAAGCTGCAAGAGCCGCAAGGGTAGCTCCGCTTATGGTTATAACCAATATAAAAGAAGGTGGGGGCTTTGACAGCGATATAGCACATTCAATACTAACAAACGAGACAGCACAGACAAACCTTCTTAATAATGTTACCAGAATTTTAAGACAAAAAAATTATTTTGGACTGGACATTGACTTTGAGTATATATACCCATATGACAGGGAAAGCTATAATAACTTCCTGAGAAGAGTTGTAAGGACTCTCAGGCCACTGGGTTACACCATTACTACAGCACTTGCTCCGAAAACATCGGCTACTCAGAAAGGAAAACTTTATGAAGCACATGATTATCCTGTTCATGGAGCATTGGTTGATCACGTTATACTTATGACTTATGAGTGGGGATTCACATACAGTGCTCCTATGGCAGTATCTCCTATAACCGGTGTAAGAAGTGTTCTTGACTATGCTGTAACAGCAATCCCAAGACGTAAAATATTCATGGGAATATCGAATTATGGTTATGACTGGACTCTTCCGTATACTCCCGGAACTGCTGCCAGAACGGTTACCAATACAGGTGCAGTGGACCTTGCCAGAAGAAGAGGGGCTGAAATCCAATATGATGTAATATCTCAGGCACCTTTCTTCTATTACTATGCTGATGACAGAAAACAGCATGTAGTCTGGTTTGAGGATGCCAGAAGTATTTTTGCCAGACTGACTCTGGCACATGAATACAGGCTCGGCGGAGTAAGTTACTGGACAATTAACAGTTACTTCCCACAGAATTGGTTGGTTTTAAGCTCTATATTCAATATAAGAAAGGTGCTTTAG